From a region of the Sesamum indicum cultivar Zhongzhi No. 13 linkage group LG3, S_indicum_v1.0, whole genome shotgun sequence genome:
- the LOC105156868 gene encoding multiple organellar RNA editing factor 3, mitochondrial, producing the protein MAASLFATRRMLASVLSRRSRVAVPLLLHHNHEHQQPGLDRFTVQTRLRTSGSGYSPLNDPSPNWSNRPPKETILLDGCDYEHWLIVMEFNSDPKPTEEEMIDAYVKTLASVVGSEEEAKKKIYSVCTTTYTGFGALISEELSYKVKGLPGVLWVLPDSYLDVPNKDYGGDLFVDGKVIHRPQYRFTERQNTRTRPRPRYDRRRETMPVQRREAIQRETWASNQQLPAEQQTAKASANVAQGVGGGYPPNDGFQGNNA; encoded by the exons ATGGCGGCTTCGCTTTTCGCCACCCGGCGCATGTTAGCTTCTGTCCTCTCTCGTCGCTCCCGCGTCGCGGTCCctctcctcctccaccacAACCACGAGCACCAACAACCTGGACTGGACCGGTTCACAGTGCAAACCCGGCTCAGGACATCGGGTTCGGGTTATTCCCCCTTGAACGACCCGTCTCCGAACTGGAGCAACCGCCCACCCAAGGAGACGATTCTCCTAGATGGATGCGACTATGAGCACTGGCTTATAGTGATGGAGTTTAATTCGGACCCTAAGCCCACGGAAGAAGAGATGATTGATGCTTATGTTAAAACCCTAGCTTCTGTTGTTGGAAG TGAAGAGGaagcaaagaaaaagatatattctGTTTGTACAACAACATATACTGGGTTTGGTGCTTTAATCTCTGAAGAGCTATCATACAAAGTCAAAG GCCTACCTGGCGTTCTATGGGTATTGCCTGATTCGTATCTTGATGTTCCAAATAAGGATTATGGAG GTGATCTCTTTGTTGATGGAAAAGTCATTCATAGGCCACAATATAGGTTCACTGAAAGACAAAATACGAGGACTAGGCCTCGTCCACGGTACGATCGACGTCGTGAAACAATGCCGGTACAAAGGAGAGAGGCGATACAAAGAGAGACATGGGCTTCAAACCAGCAATTGCCAGCAGAGCAACAAACAGCAAAGGCAAGCGCAAATGTAGCTCAGGGCGTTGGGGGAGGCTACCCTCCAAACGACGGATTTCAGGGAAACAATGCGTGA
- the LOC105157055 gene encoding exopolygalacturonase-like: MVRRASAFAILVLCSSLLSTDAAGGGSGGGNDGSGGNGGGTTFNVMSYGAKPGTKQESTQAFMKAWNAACNTNGKATVLVPADVYILGETIFQGPCKSQIPITVQVEGTLQAVSDASVYSGAGWISFSHIDGLVLTGGGTIDGQGNSLWKYNDCNESRLRSSSGRLTITAPGDSPNTDGLHISKSNMVKVSESIIKTGDDCISIGQGANNMTVNKITCGPGHGISVGSLGKEPKELDVTGLIVQNCTLRGTTNGIRIKTYAASDPSRASGFLFQDIIVDSVQNPIIIDQNYGSKSAKPSLVKISNVVYQNIRGTTAPLVAVNLKCSSGAPCQNVHLHNIDLQATGNIRPTSICSSANVGYSGVQNPPACKPGASR; encoded by the exons ATGGTGAGACGGGCAAGCGCATTTGCGATCCTCGTCTTATGTTCGTCTCTGCTGTCTACAGATGCAGCCGGTGGCGGAAGTGGTGGTGGAAATGATGGCAGTGGTGGGAACGGTGGTGGAACGACGTTCAATGTTATGAGCTACGGTGCAAAGCCTGGAACGAAACAAGAGAGCACGCAGGCGTTCATGAAAGCATGGAATGCAGCCTGTAATACAAATGGGAAAGCCACGGTCTTAGTTCCAGCTGATGTCTACATACTAGGGGAAACAATATTTCAAGGGCCATGCAAGAGCCAAATTCCCATCACTGTTCAAGTTGAAGGAACTCTACAAGCAGTTTCCGATGCTTCGGTTTACAGCGGAGCTGGCTGGATCTCGTTCAGTCACATTGACGGCCTAGTCCTGACCGGTGGAGGCACGATAGACGGACAAGGAAACAGCCTCTGGAAGTACAACGACTGCAACGAATCCAGATTGCGTTCATCTAGCGGCC GCCTCACCATCACTGCCCCTGGAGATAGCCCAAACACCGATGGCCTGCATATCAGCAAATCCAACATGGTGAAAGTGTCGGAGAGCATCATTAAGACGGGCGATGATTGTATCTCGATTGGCCAAGGAGCGAATAACATGACGGTCAACAAGATAACTTGTGGGCCTGGGCACGGCATTAG TGTCGGAAGTCTAGGCAAGGAACCAAAGGAACTAGATGTAACAGGGCTTATAGTGCAGAACTGCACCTTGCGCGGAACAACAAATGGGATCAGAATCAAAACATATGCAGCATCAGATCCAAGCCGGGCTTCAGGATTCCTATTCCAAGACATCATCGTTGATAGCGTGCAGAACCCTATAATCATTGACCAAAACTACGGCAGCAAATCAGCCAAG CCATCCCTCGTGAAAATCAGCAACGTCGTTTACCAAAACATCAGAGGAACGACAGCACCACTGGTTGCTGTCAATCTTAAATGCAGCTCAGGAGCTCCATGTCAGAACGTGCACCTGCATAACATCGATCTGCAGGCAACAGGGAACATAAGACCTACATCGATATGTTCCAGTGCTAACGTGGGATACAGCGGTGTACAAAATCCACCAGCTTGTAAGCCAGGAGCATCACGGTGA
- the LOC105156869 gene encoding pectinesterase-like gives MAAKAAVAGLAAILVVAMVVAVAVGVTKRSESGSVSAGSTKAVQSICAPTDYKETCESSLSDANTTDPKELVKAAFEFTEKNIGEVIKNSSLFQEAAKDNGTKQALEICQEVLDTAIDDLKRSFDTFGEFDATKANEYVEDLKTWLSAVITNHETCIDAFENTTGDTGEKMKHLMKTTREMSSNGLAMVTNMSSILASLQIGGLSSRKLLSEEEGALFLSNNQRRLLAASSLKPNAVVALDGSGQFNTISAAIASVPPKNNQTFVIYVKAGLYKEYVQIPKKMNKIVLIGDGPLKTRISGRKNYAEGVKTFHTATVAVSADEFMAKDIGFENTAGPQGHQAVALRVSGDRAVFFNVHIDGYQDTLYAHTYRQYYRDCSISGTIDFIFGDALALFQNCKFVVRKPGPNQACMVTAQGRVEPRSLGATVIQNGDIVAEPALLQATPPVKVYLGRPWKLLSRTIIMQSNIGGFVAPEGWAEWSGNFALDTLYYAEYQNRGPGSDMKNRVKWPGIQHFTQQMAESWTGGRIYGGDEWIRITGTPYVPTMMNV, from the exons atggctGCAAAAGCAGCAGTTGCCGGGCTAGCTGCCATCCTCGTGGTGGCGATGGTTGTTGCTGTGGCAGTTGGTGTTACAAAGAGAAGTGAATCAGGCTCCGTCAGTGCCGGCTCTACCAAGGCCGTGCAGTCCATTTGCGCCCCTACTGACTATAAAGAAACTTGTGAAAGCAGCCTTTCCGATGCCAACACCACCGACCCCAAGGAGCTGGTCAAGGCCGCATTCGAATTTACAGAGAAAAATATAGGCGAAGTCATCAAGAACTCGTCTTTGTTCCAAGAAGCAGCCAAGGATAATGGCACCAAGCAGGCGTTGGAGATCTGCCAAGAAGTGCTTGACACTGCCATCGATGATCTCAAGAGGTCGTTCGACACGTTTGGGGAATTCGACGCTACCAAGGCCAACGAGTACGTCGAGGACCTCAAAACGTGGCTTAGTGCTGTAATCACCAACCATGAAACCTGCATTGATGCCTTTGAGAACACCACAG GCGATACTGGGGAGAAGATGAAGCATTTGATGAAAACTACTAGGGAGATGTCAAGCAACGGCCTCGCCATGGTGACCAATATGTCATCGATCCTTGCATCGTTGCAGATTGGGGGGCTTTCCAGCCGAAAGCTTCTCTCTGAGGAAGAAGGCGCTCTATTCTTATCCAACAATCAAAGGCGTCTCCTTGCCGCATCATCATTGAAGCCGAATGCCGTGGTGGCCCTAGATGGAAGCGGGCAGTTCAACACGATTAGCGCAGCCATTGCATCTGTCCCTCCGAAGAATAACCAAACATTTGTGATTTATGTTAAGGCCGGTCTGTACAAGGAGTATGTCCAAATTCCCAAGAAGATGAACAAAATTGTATTGATCGGAGATGGTCCTTTGAAGACAAGAATCAGTGGCAGAAAGAACTACGCTGAAGGTGTTAAGACCTTCCACACGGCCACCGTCG CTGTAAGCGCTGATGAGTTCATGGCAAAGGACATCGGATTTGAGAACACAGCTGGTCCTCAGGGGCACCAAGCCGTGGCCCTGCGCGTCTCTGGTGACCGTGCCGTCTTTTTCAATGTTCACATCGATGGTTACCAGGACACTCTCTACGCCCACACCTATCGCCAGTACTATCGCGACTGCTCCATCTCCGGCACCATCGACTTCATCTTCGGCGACGCCCTAGCCCTTTTCCAGAACTGCAAATTCGTCGTCCGGAAGCCAGGGCCCAACCAGGCCTGCATGGTTACCGCCCAAGGCCGTGTCGAGCCCCGCAGCCTGGGCGCCACAGTCATCCAGAACGGCGACATTGTGGCTGAGCCAGCATTGCTCCAGGCTACACCACCCGTTAAGGTTTACCTTGGCCGCCCATGGAAGTTGCTCTCAAGGACCATTATCATGCAATCCAACATCGGCGGGTTCGTTGCACCAGAAGGCTGGGCGGAATGGTCGGGAAATTTTGCTCTAGACACACTGTACTACGCAGAGTACCAGAATCGCGGCCCCGGATCGGATATGAAGAACCGAGTCAAATGGCCGGGGATCCAGCACTTCACTCAACAAATGGCTGAGAGCTGGACGGGAGGGAGAATCTATGGAGGGGATGAATGGATCAGGATCACTGGGACTCCATACGTACCTACCATGATGAATGTCTAA